From Pseudobacteriovorax antillogorgiicola:
AGGTATGCTTTCTGTAATGTCAGCAGAAGCTGCAGCTAAAACTAGAGCTGCCGGTGGTGCTGGTACATCAGGTGATGACTCTCGAAACAACCCTCTGAACCCGATTCAGCTTGCAGTTAAGACCCGTTCAAACGGTGCCTTGACTACTATGGCAATCCAGGCTGATGGTCGAAACTCAGGTGGACGAACCGCTCCACTTGATCTAGGTGATGATCCGTCAATTGCTAAGGCAATCGTTTCTGACGAGGCCTCTCTAGCAAACCTGGTTGACCCTGGATTGATCGCTGAGCGTCTTTCTGTCGACGCCGCTGTAAAGATTTCTGAAGCTGCTGGTAAGCTTTCCGAATCTAAGCTTGCACGATTTAACGCGCAGGATCTACCGACTCAGGTTCAGGAGCTTGTAGCTTGTGGATACCTCGGCTCAAAAGATCTTCTTACAGAGTTTACTGCTGATAGGCTTGCGCCAAGTTCAGATGCAATGATTACTGGAGCTCCTTACGGTGCTTTGACTTTGAACCAGATCAATGCTGATGAGAACCAGCAGCGCTCGATCATCATGTCGAAGCTTCTAACAGACAACCTAGCTTCTGGTGGTACGATCGAGATGGGTGGTTATGACTACCACGGCCGTGGACGTCAGGCACAGAACGATCGTGATCAGGAAGTCGGTGTTGTGATCGGACTAGCACTTGAAACAGCTCACCGTAAAGGTCAGCCACTTTTCATCGCTATAACGTCTGACGGTTCGACTGCTGCACAGCAGGGTGGAACGGGCCACGTAGCTCACCGAGCTGACTCAGGTGCTCGGGGATCTTGCTTGATGTTTGCAATTGGTGCAGCCGCTGCTCCAGACATGATCCAAAACCAAATTGGTAAGTTCAACGATCAAGGTGCGGTTGATACTAGCTACCTTGTTACAAGTAACTCGCCGAACCTTCAGGCACTTATGATTGCGTACAACTATGCTGCTTTCTCTGGCAACATGGCTGCATTCGACACTCAAGTCGCTTCTGCAGGCGGAACGAATCCTTTCAATGAAAAGGAATACCTAGCTTTCGCTCCTAAGGCGTAACTAGAACGAACACAAGATTTGCTTGGGCCTTCGGGCCCAAGTTTGTGTGAGAGCATACGGGATCATTGGGACGATAAAGAGAACATAACGTGAACTAAGGTTTGCAACTAGGGTGGATCATGAAGACTATTAAACGAGGGACCATAATTGGAGCTATCAGCCTACTGGTGCTTGCCGTAGGCTGTTCAAAGCCGCCAAAAATATCTGGCTCTGCAGGTGGAGCCGCTTCAGGTGATCAAGTTCCCGAAGTGGAAGGGTTACCGTCAGAATCTCTAGAACTATTCACTTCTAATGTTTATGAGCCTATATCAGGGCAATTCTGTAATAGTTGTCACCACGAAGAGAGTGGTCACCACGAAAGTGCTGAAAACTCTCATAACTACTTTCTTGAACGTGGTGCTGACTTCACAAAAGTTGAGTCATCTTCAACAGTGGTTCGAGTTCGCGGTGGACACAGCTGCTGGGGAAGCGACTGTAACGAAGATGCGGACATTCTTCAAGCGGGGATCCAGGCTTGGCTTGATGAGCTAGTTGCGAGAGGCTTTGAGCTTCCAGAGCAAGAGTTTGGTGCGAAAGCCAAGGCAACAACGGCCTTTGCAGATTCGACGGACCACACTCTGGTTGTCAACCCTGCTGAGTACATGGGTGGTGCAATTTCCGCTGCTACAACAACCAATACTTGGGCAACTCCAGTGATGGATTCACCTGATGGTGCTATCAATGGTTACGTGACAGCTCCGGCAGGTGGCAACCCGCGAAACGCGAATGATGCTGCTGCTGGTACGGCTGCCTACAACATCGAAGTCGCCACTGCTGGGGTTCACTATGTATGGGTTCGAGCGATGCTTCCTGATGATGACCAGAATGAGTTCTTCGTCAATGATGGTGCCAATGATTTTACATTAATTGGCGATCCGACTGTCGATCAATGGGCATGGCGTCAGTTGATGACTGAAGATGATGAGCCTGTGCCGCAGGAAGTTACGCTGGCTGCTGGCCCACAGACGATCACCCTTCGTGAGCGTGAAGGTGGAGCCCGTTTGAGCTATGTGCTTGTAACACCTCGCATGGATCCAAATACAGAGATCTTTGCTGTCAAACTCTACGATGTAGAAGTTGATATCTCTGATGTTGCTGGAACCAACGCATCTATCATCGCGACAGTTTGGGAAAAAGCCCAGGGTGAAGATCAGAAGAAGGTGATCGGTGTGAAAGAGCTTCGTGTGAAATCTGACAAGCCATTGACTATCAAAGGGATCTACCCTCTCATTGATAACTACTATGCTTCGAGTCACGCGACTTACTCCCTTGTTGAAGGTACCTTTGGTACTCCAGAAGGAGAGGTTGTTGCGACAGGCGGTGCTACTGGATCGACCTGGCTCGCTGAGTTTGCTACGGCTAACTTAGGGTTTGCTTTTGACTCTGTAAGTGTCGCGCAATAGTAGTAGCTTGTTTATAAAATAAAAAAGAGGAAGGCTTTTTGCCTTCCTCTTTTAGTATTCGACACAAAAATTGGATAGATCCTTGTGGTTTACCCGAAGAAAAACTTCGAAAAACTGACATCCTCTCAGGAAGAGGTTGCGAGTCTTCATCGAAAAATGGACTGTATCTACCGAACCACCTACTACAATATAGTCTTGCAATGATACTTTTACTGCGTTTATCGAGTTAGTGCCCTTTTGAACTTCAAGTATATCTAAAAACTTTTTACCGCTAAAAGGATTCCAAGCTTGAAGAGTTGCATCAGTACTAACAGATAGTCCGATTTTTTGTCGCTGTGCGAGACTGATAGCTCTTACCCCTCCAACATGCCCAGAATATATTGTTGTAAAAGATAGATCTGAAGAGTTCCAAGCCTTAACTTCTTGATCTCGACCAGCGGTATAGAGTATCGTCTCAGCTAGAAGTGCGTCATTAATCACACTCGAATGAGCATTCTTCTTAACTCGAACATTAGGTTGCTTAGTCTTGGCGCCTTCTACTAAATAAATCGCCTTGTCAAAGCCTCCGGCGTAGAGTCTATCATTCTTTGGATCGTATTGGATCCACCTAACAACCCTTTCACCAATTTCTTTGTCTTTACTTGAAAGCGTTGTTCCCACATCGAGCCTAGCTAGTTCTACTGACTCGTTATTTGACAGGTTCACTTTCTTAACATAGCCATCCGTATCGCCAATAAATACTAGGTTCCCTGATAGGTGAAACGTGGTAATGGTCGTGGATCCATAATCTAATAGTACTTCCTTCGTACCTTGATCGACTCTATACTTTATTAGACTTACTTGCCTTGAACCCTGATTATCCTGGCTTTCAGTTCCAACGATTGTGTTCGAATCAACCCACCTAAAAGTAGAAAGCTGCTCTGCAGTCCATATAGAGACTGGAATAGAATAATCCAGCTTATTCTTATTGAACGTACTTAAGAAGATACCACCATTCGCAGTGTCATAGCTTAGAGTCAGGAGACTTTCTTCATTGAAGTCATTGGGCTCGGTATGAAAGAAGTAATGACCTGGTAGATAGACTTGGTCAGCTAAGCTTGTTTCTATGCTATGAAAGTTTACCAGTTTGTCATTTGATGTTGTTATAAACCTCTTTCCATCAGGTGAGAAGCTCAGACTATTTAAGGGTCTAGAGTGTTGATGCTTAAGGTTTCTTATGTACCCTACATTTCCCGGGTAGATGCCGTTCACTTGAACAAAAGACTCAAAGTCTTCCGGTAGACTAATGAAATTACTAGACCCTGGTATCCATGAGGTTCCATAAGACTGTTGGTTCGGCGATATGTTGTATAGAGTGTCTTTTGCTAGAACTTTTTTTTCGATCATTGCTTTCCAGTTAGGAATGATATGTGCTCCTTGGCCAGTAGTATCGAGTGCTAGGTGATTCTCATTCGTATCAGTTGTAATCTCGAGTGCAATCGATGGAACCAAGCCGGCGTCGTAAACTAATTCTCCAGTCAAAGACCAGAAACTAATTCGACTCTTATCGACTGCAGAGATTGTTTGCTCTGGTTCATTAAGAAAGGAGGAAATAGCGAGACTATTACCTAGTCTCTTCAGTGAAAAAACTCCGTTATCTCCTCCAGGTAAGTCTATTTCGTCGATAACTTCACCTCGATTCGATATTAAAACCTCACCATTTATAGTGCCAGTAATTAGGTTCTCGTCGTCTAGCCATGCTATCCCACGAATTTGTCCGCTGTGGGCTTTCAAGGCTTGAGTTTCAAAAGTTGATAGATCGATAGTCCATGCCATACTTGTAATGCCAGCAACACCCACTTTTGACTTCGATGGGTTAATGGATGCCTTCCAAATAGGCTCTTCAAGGTCCCATCTTTTCAAAATAGACTTTGTCTTAATGCTCCAGAGCTGAAGGCCACCCAGCCTAGTGCTGATGAGTATTCGATTCGAGTCACCTATCATCCACATGTAGTCGATTTCCGAGCCGATCTCATCTGATTGCCACAGCATTTCTCCAGACTTTGAGTAAACGACTATTAAGCCCTTTCCCTGGGTGATGACCACAACATGTTCTCCATCTGCGGTGTATTCTGCTCGCCAGGGGTAGTACGGTAGGCGACTTTGATTTGAGACTGACTGGGAGTAGCCTAAACTCATCATCGCAAGCTTGCTGTGATTTTCAGCTAGGTCGCGTTCCAATTGGCTAGCTAACGTTTTTCGCCGCATCTCAGCTTCAAGGATTTTTCTGACGCCTTCCATATATGTCTTTGGCTTCTTTGCCTGTTCAGAGCCTAAAAGAGCGAGTTGTTGAATGAACTCTACTTCTTTTTGATCTATGACAAGAATCCTCTGCTCGCGGATCTCTGACTTGTTACCTGCGCGATCCATAGCGAAAGTAAAAAGCTGTTTATAGCCTGGGCTATCAATCTGAATGGTTTGCTTTGAGCTTTCTTGGAATATACAATTCTCCGAACCCCCAGGAGATTCGGATTCTAAGAGTTCTTGAATACAGTAAAAAATTCTATATGGGTTTTCGTCAGATACTTCGATTTCTAGGTTGGCTTGATCGACGGCAACTTGAAAGCCATTCTGCAAATCATAGGACGATCCAGGATCTACAATCTCGATTTTTGGGCTCACTTGATCGACTATGACGTTGCACTCAATTTCCTCTAAGAGTCCGTCTTTGAATAAGTTTAAAGCTTTAAGCCTCAGTTTGTACTGTCCTTCTTGCAATTGAAAGGGCCCTGCACTATTTAAAGTATAACCTTCCTCCCTCGTATTCTCATCAAGCAGGACTTCGAAAACTTGCTCAGGGGAATCTGCTGAAATGTCAACTTTCAAACCTACAAGTCCATAGGTGTCAGCAACTTTAAAGAAGTCTTTGGTTGTGAAGGCTCGGGCAGCGGTTTGTGTTGGACATGCTAGGACTGGGGGCTTTCCTCTAAAGTCTTTTAGAGAGAGCTCCAGGAAGGTTTGGTCCGTATTCTCTAGGTTAACAGTAGCTCCAAACTCGCGATTGTTATCAGCAACAATAAGAGCAGTATCACTGTCTGAGAATTCCACGCAGGATTTTTCTGTAACCTTAGCAGGCTCAAATTTACCTTTCTGATTGATGACATACGCACTTAAAGAAATAGGTGAGGTATCATCAGCTGAACTTACTTTCACATAGCTCTTTTCAGGTGCTACATTGCCACATTTCAACTGGAGGTTCTCGAAGTGATTTGTTAGGGGCGAACAGGCGCTGAGTATCAGTGCAATTAATCCTAAGTTGAGGTCTAGATAAAGCTTGAATCGACCAGCAGTCTTTCGTTCATACATAAATTTTCACCTGAAAGAAAGGTATGAATATGCCAAATATACGTATATCGCAATATAGCGAAGTTGTAAAGATTAAAAATGCTCTATTTTATCTAATAATATCAATTATTTATGAAATAATGCTAGGGCTTGTCGTTTCATCAGCAAAGGGGGTATCAAATAGATAGGGATTCCAGTATCTTGGGGCTATGATTCAACAGTTTTATCTAAAAGTTACGGTTAAAGAAATGCACCGACTCATCTACATCACAGCAGCAACCACAGAGGAAGCAACCACCATTGCCAGAACCCTTGTAGAAGAAAAACTGGTAGCATGTTGCAACCTTATCCCGCAAATCAAATCTATTTACCACTGGCAAGGCGAAATCCAAGAAGACAGCGAAGTTCTGATTCTAGCAAAATCACAAGAAAATCGGGTATCTGCAGTGATTTCGAGAGTCACCGAACTGCATTCTTATGATTGCCCCTGCATAACCACAGTCTCA
This genomic window contains:
- a CDS encoding WD40 repeat domain-containing protein codes for the protein MYERKTAGRFKLYLDLNLGLIALILSACSPLTNHFENLQLKCGNVAPEKSYVKVSSADDTSPISLSAYVINQKGKFEPAKVTEKSCVEFSDSDTALIVADNNREFGATVNLENTDQTFLELSLKDFRGKPPVLACPTQTAARAFTTKDFFKVADTYGLVGLKVDISADSPEQVFEVLLDENTREEGYTLNSAGPFQLQEGQYKLRLKALNLFKDGLLEEIECNVIVDQVSPKIEIVDPGSSYDLQNGFQVAVDQANLEIEVSDENPYRIFYCIQELLESESPGGSENCIFQESSKQTIQIDSPGYKQLFTFAMDRAGNKSEIREQRILVIDQKEVEFIQQLALLGSEQAKKPKTYMEGVRKILEAEMRRKTLASQLERDLAENHSKLAMMSLGYSQSVSNQSRLPYYPWRAEYTADGEHVVVITQGKGLIVVYSKSGEMLWQSDEIGSEIDYMWMIGDSNRILISTRLGGLQLWSIKTKSILKRWDLEEPIWKASINPSKSKVGVAGITSMAWTIDLSTFETQALKAHSGQIRGIAWLDDENLITGTINGEVLISNRGEVIDEIDLPGGDNGVFSLKRLGNSLAISSFLNEPEQTISAVDKSRISFWSLTGELVYDAGLVPSIALEITTDTNENHLALDTTGQGAHIIPNWKAMIEKKVLAKDTLYNISPNQQSYGTSWIPGSSNFISLPEDFESFVQVNGIYPGNVGYIRNLKHQHSRPLNSLSFSPDGKRFITTSNDKLVNFHSIETSLADQVYLPGHYFFHTEPNDFNEESLLTLSYDTANGGIFLSTFNKNKLDYSIPVSIWTAEQLSTFRWVDSNTIVGTESQDNQGSRQVSLIKYRVDQGTKEVLLDYGSTTITTFHLSGNLVFIGDTDGYVKKVNLSNNESVELARLDVGTTLSSKDKEIGERVVRWIQYDPKNDRLYAGGFDKAIYLVEGAKTKQPNVRVKKNAHSSVINDALLAETILYTAGRDQEVKAWNSSDLSFTTIYSGHVGGVRAISLAQRQKIGLSVSTDATLQAWNPFSGKKFLDILEVQKGTNSINAVKVSLQDYIVVGGSVDTVHFSMKTRNLFLRGCQFFEVFLRVNHKDLSNFCVEY
- the cutA gene encoding divalent-cation tolerance protein CutA gives rise to the protein MIQQFYLKVTVKEMHRLIYITAATTEEATTIARTLVEEKLVACCNLIPQIKSIYHWQGEIQEDSEVLILAKSQENRVSAVISRVTELHSYDCPCITTVSLSEGHPEYLKWVLNQSSGQK